The following coding sequences lie in one Saccharopolyspora hordei genomic window:
- a CDS encoding DUF2637 domain-containing protein, whose translation MRFGADEITAAIWPLIVDGMLMTATVELWKTGHHARRRGGGQWSAWLLFLFGVSLSLCANVAAAPELSVLAVAVAACPPLALLLSVELLNRALKRRHAETTNETRNETTETGDGTERPVRLSLVSGQSRQQTQPTAEQRMWAYYQTEWTKGRTPTGAELDRIAGTNNYGRRILRRWKGEGRISGGAALTRDERKAIGA comes from the coding sequence GTGCGGTTCGGCGCGGACGAGATCACAGCGGCGATCTGGCCGCTGATCGTGGACGGCATGTTGATGACAGCCACGGTGGAGCTGTGGAAGACCGGACACCACGCACGCAGGCGCGGCGGCGGTCAGTGGTCGGCGTGGCTGTTGTTCCTGTTCGGGGTCTCCCTCTCGCTCTGCGCCAACGTGGCCGCCGCGCCGGAGCTGAGTGTGCTGGCGGTCGCGGTTGCCGCCTGCCCGCCGCTGGCATTGCTGCTGTCGGTCGAGCTGCTGAACCGCGCGCTCAAGCGCCGCCACGCCGAGACCACCAACGAGACCCGAAACGAGACCACCGAGACCGGCGACGGGACCGAACGGCCGGTAAGGCTCTCGCTGGTCTCGGGCCAGTCCCGCCAGCAGACCCAGCCGACAGCGGAACAACGGATGTGGGCCTACTACCAGACCGAGTGGACCAAGGGCCGCACGCCGACCGGCGCGGAGCTGGACCGGATCGCCGGAACGAACAACTATGGCCGCCGAATCCTGCGGCGTTGGAAGGGCGAGGGACGGATATCCGGTGGGGCTGCGCTGACGCGGGACGAGAGGAAGGCGATCGGGGCTTAG
- a CDS encoding glycosyltransferase, with the protein MSITVPSLVFLLDTPNVWRGQALAGTPARTLALAEHSHRAGAAVTMVLCDRGADYGTAADWPFDLALVHPNDFYTPNALAGLLDLATVDFVVLCEAESLVSIGRDLARLLDARLVYDVHDDDAAVAASLGEPAETVEGHATIQRVALRTADNVIVSTRNETTMAATTGVPSVRTALLPNGADPQQRHCWGPDANAATLVFLGNLYYQPNARAVDAIRSTILPALHADDLDVRVRVIGRGPAELTHDGSGIEFTGRVDTINDGLRGTTLALAPLTAGSGAKMKVLDYLAAGLPVLGTSEAVTGLPPNHPGVVVEDALSQWPARIAALMRDPTALGEIGRAGRRCVEGELSWQRIGADLVRQGRAWLTTLPPGPSPAIDNHCAGVPRWLIEHADQDALGDPQTTRPGQPRWLRRQTTGTAAEGRR; encoded by the coding sequence GTGAGCATTACGGTTCCAAGCCTTGTCTTTTTGCTGGACACGCCGAATGTGTGGCGCGGTCAAGCCTTGGCGGGCACACCCGCCCGAACCTTGGCGCTCGCCGAACACAGCCATCGAGCGGGTGCCGCCGTCACGATGGTGCTGTGTGATAGAGGCGCGGACTACGGAACCGCAGCCGACTGGCCGTTCGATCTCGCGTTGGTGCACCCGAACGACTTTTACACCCCCAACGCGCTTGCCGGACTGCTCGACCTCGCCACGGTGGACTTTGTTGTTCTGTGCGAGGCCGAATCGCTGGTGTCAATCGGGCGTGACCTGGCCCGACTGCTTGATGCGCGGCTGGTTTACGACGTGCACGACGATGATGCCGCCGTCGCGGCCAGCCTGGGCGAACCTGCGGAGACCGTCGAGGGCCACGCGACGATACAGCGTGTCGCGCTGCGCACAGCCGACAATGTGATCGTCTCGACCCGCAACGAGACCACGATGGCGGCCACCACAGGCGTGCCGAGCGTCCGAACAGCCTTGCTGCCCAATGGCGCGGACCCGCAGCAGCGCCACTGTTGGGGGCCGGATGCCAACGCCGCGACGCTGGTGTTTCTCGGCAACCTCTACTATCAGCCCAACGCCCGAGCGGTCGACGCGATCCGCAGTACGATCCTTCCCGCGCTCCATGCTGACGATCTCGATGTTCGGGTCCGGGTCATCGGCCGCGGGCCTGCCGAACTGACACACGATGGCAGCGGAATCGAGTTCACTGGCCGCGTGGATACGATCAACGACGGTCTTCGAGGGACGACGCTGGCTCTCGCCCCGCTCACAGCCGGGTCGGGCGCGAAGATGAAGGTCCTGGACTATCTCGCCGCCGGACTGCCTGTCCTGGGCACTAGCGAAGCCGTGACCGGACTACCGCCCAACCATCCCGGTGTGGTCGTGGAGGACGCTCTCAGCCAGTGGCCTGCCCGGATCGCCGCGCTGATGCGCGATCCCACCGCTCTCGGCGAGATCGGCCGAGCCGGCCGCCGCTGCGTCGAGGGGGAGTTGTCCTGGCAACGTATCGGCGCTGATCTGGTGCGGCAGGGTCGAGCCTGGCTCACCACGCTGCCACCGGGGCCGAGCCCTGCCATCGACAACCACTGCGCGGGCGTGCCCCGTTGGCTGATCGAACACGCCGATCAAGACGCCCTCGGGGACCCGCAAACCACTCGGCCCGGACAACCCCGTTGGCTCCGGCGACAGACAACCGGAACCGCAGCGGAAGGACGCCGATGA
- a CDS encoding NAD-dependent epimerase/dehydratase family protein, which produces MLSTTSDKTPRTVLVTGAAGLIGVPVVRCLRAQGFRVVAVDDGSAGTLHRLDEFADSAEVRVRVLNIRHRAEFIRLMMTARPWGVMHLAARHFIPDCETSPAETLDINVMGTQNVLDACAVRPPQRLLFASTADVYAPSESPHGEDDRVGPQGVYGWSKLLGERLVCDQAHRLGHCESVVARLFNVYGPGDPHPHLLPEILRQARRGRVLHLGDLDEARDFVYVDDVAEALVVLLRRAEPAVVNVGTGTPVSGRELVDLVASLTGRHLETRVDSTRLRRRSRPVSCANANRLREIVPWWPRTSLHEGIQHAITADLRAGIDEPEGKAS; this is translated from the coding sequence ATGCTCTCGACGACCAGTGACAAGACGCCTCGCACCGTGCTCGTCACCGGGGCCGCCGGTCTCATCGGCGTGCCCGTGGTGAGATGCCTTCGCGCCCAGGGCTTTCGTGTCGTGGCAGTAGACGACGGCAGCGCCGGAACCCTGCACCGGCTGGACGAATTCGCCGACAGCGCCGAGGTACGCGTTCGGGTCCTCAATATTCGCCATCGTGCTGAGTTCATTCGACTGATGATGACCGCACGTCCGTGGGGTGTGATGCATCTGGCCGCACGGCACTTCATCCCTGACTGCGAGACATCGCCCGCCGAAACCTTGGACATCAACGTCATGGGCACACAGAACGTGTTGGATGCCTGCGCCGTCCGTCCGCCGCAACGGCTGCTGTTCGCGTCGACCGCTGACGTGTACGCGCCGAGCGAGAGCCCGCATGGCGAGGACGATCGCGTGGGACCGCAGGGCGTGTACGGCTGGTCCAAACTGCTGGGCGAACGGTTGGTGTGCGATCAGGCCCACCGGCTCGGCCACTGCGAATCCGTGGTAGCGCGGCTGTTCAATGTGTACGGTCCTGGCGATCCACATCCCCACCTGCTGCCCGAGATTCTGCGGCAGGCGCGACGCGGACGGGTTCTGCATCTCGGGGACCTCGACGAGGCACGTGACTTCGTTTACGTCGATGACGTTGCTGAGGCATTGGTCGTCTTGCTGCGCAGGGCTGAGCCGGCTGTCGTCAACGTCGGCACGGGGACTCCGGTGTCTGGTCGTGAACTGGTGGACCTGGTTGCCAGCCTGACCGGCCGACACCTGGAAACACGGGTGGACTCGACCCGGCTCCGTCGCCGCTCACGGCCGGTGTCGTGCGCCAATGCGAACCGCTTGCGCGAGATCGTGCCGTGGTGGCCGCGCACGTCGTTGCATGAGGGCATCCAACACGCGATCACGGCTGATCTGCGCGCGGGTATCGACGAGCCGGAGGGAAAGGCATCGTGA
- a CDS encoding helix-turn-helix domain-containing protein — translation MTQRQLAKAAFCDRTTVTHIEKGRARADERFWQACDDAVGADGVLLAAFHDLVAAKQAHDQQEQQTRLAQARARAKSLSTNGHAAPAPASPMIDTVGLVDPPTPSVRLDSGYVETLRSRIGELVDLDIQFGGDQSSGGRPPALPLGSPQTRGQPVRPQHRTRPVRRSRRTRRSHGVAALRRGQTRSRAPHQPRSPAPVPLGRGPQHGAADLAEHVHARRSPRPSRGSPAYRAHGAGNQHALAPAGSPLSDPRSPRTGAGR, via the coding sequence CTGACCCAAAGGCAACTGGCCAAGGCCGCGTTCTGCGACCGCACGACGGTGACCCACATCGAGAAGGGACGCGCCCGCGCCGACGAACGGTTCTGGCAAGCGTGCGACGACGCGGTAGGGGCAGACGGCGTGCTACTGGCGGCCTTCCACGACCTGGTAGCTGCCAAACAAGCCCACGATCAGCAGGAACAGCAAACACGACTCGCGCAGGCCCGAGCGCGCGCCAAATCGCTGAGCACGAACGGGCACGCCGCTCCCGCGCCTGCGTCACCAATGATCGACACTGTGGGACTGGTCGATCCCCCCACGCCTTCCGTCCGGCTCGACAGCGGTTACGTCGAAACGCTGCGTAGCCGCATCGGCGAGCTTGTTGACCTCGATATCCAGTTCGGCGGCGACCAGTCCTCCGGGGGTCGCCCTCCAGCTCTTCCGCTCGGTTCACCGCAAACTCGGGGCCAGCCAGTGCGACCCCAGCATCGAACGCGACCTGTACGCCGCAGCCGGCGAACTCGGCGAAGTCACGGGGTGGCTGCTCTACGACGCGGGCAAACACGATCTCGTGCGCCGCATCAACCACGAAGCCCTGCACCTGTCCCGCTTGGCCGGGGACCACAGCATGGAGCTGCTGATCTTGCAGAACATGTCCATGCACGCCGGTCACCTCGGCCGTCCCGTGGAAGCCCTGCGTATCGCGCGCATGGTGCTGGAAACCAACACGCTCTCGCCCCGGCTGGAAGCCCTCTTTCGGACCCGCGAAGCCCGCGCACTGGCGCTGGCAGGTGA
- a CDS encoding MFS transporter — MLLHRLAGSMLVVAVPFFVIDRYGLGWESGLALAARLVPNVVFGIVVGHVVDRWEPRVVAWSTALVNAVVVASVPLTQSLAQLQLLMFAAGVVYTFGLPARMALRPVVIEEGEETRGNAVIVTAERLSSIVGPLLVGLLIATVGVEASFPAQGGITVLSGLLVWGLPNRPAREGASGGVRDELRQMFVTGPVVLVRALAGDRMLCAVVLTAFTYGAAVAVGEVFTAGLAKDHFADHPGSNGWLVAAMGTGGVLGALLSTALGRFHPGRLYFVGNVLEGLAWLALPWVDRLPLALLCMVAAGFLESVATVVYFAEVQKRLPPEMTGRFYATFIPLMDAFEMVGALTAPVLLASTGVGGTATVICLLIAVPVLLGAPVLLRRSAANPRTEART, encoded by the coding sequence GTGCTGCTCCACCGGCTCGCCGGGTCGATGCTGGTCGTCGCGGTCCCGTTCTTCGTCATCGACAGATACGGCCTGGGGTGGGAGTCCGGGCTGGCGCTCGCCGCGCGCCTGGTGCCCAACGTCGTGTTCGGGATCGTCGTCGGTCACGTCGTGGACAGGTGGGAGCCGCGCGTGGTCGCGTGGTCCACGGCCCTCGTGAACGCGGTGGTCGTCGCGTCGGTGCCGCTCACCCAGTCCCTGGCGCAGCTGCAGCTGCTCATGTTCGCCGCCGGGGTCGTGTACACCTTCGGGCTGCCCGCGCGGATGGCGCTGCGGCCAGTGGTGATCGAGGAGGGCGAGGAGACCCGCGGCAACGCGGTGATCGTCACCGCGGAGCGGTTGAGCTCCATCGTCGGGCCGCTGCTCGTCGGGCTGCTCATCGCGACGGTCGGCGTCGAAGCGAGCTTCCCCGCCCAAGGCGGGATCACCGTGCTCTCCGGGCTGCTGGTGTGGGGCTTGCCGAACCGCCCGGCACGGGAGGGAGCCAGCGGGGGCGTGCGCGACGAGCTGCGGCAGATGTTCGTCACTGGCCCGGTGGTCCTGGTGCGTGCCCTCGCCGGCGACCGGATGCTGTGCGCGGTGGTGCTCACGGCGTTCACCTACGGGGCCGCGGTCGCGGTCGGCGAGGTCTTCACCGCAGGCCTGGCGAAGGACCACTTCGCCGACCACCCCGGTTCGAACGGCTGGCTGGTCGCCGCGATGGGCACCGGAGGCGTCCTCGGCGCGCTGCTGAGCACCGCGCTGGGCCGCTTCCACCCCGGCAGGCTGTACTTCGTCGGCAACGTCCTCGAAGGACTGGCCTGGCTGGCGCTGCCGTGGGTCGACCGGCTCCCGCTCGCGCTCCTCTGCATGGTGGCCGCGGGATTCCTGGAGTCCGTCGCCACCGTGGTCTACTTCGCCGAGGTGCAGAAGCGGTTGCCCCCGGAGATGACCGGCCGGTTCTACGCGACCTTCATCCCGCTCATGGACGCCTTCGAGATGGTCGGCGCCCTGACCGCGCCGGTCCTGCTGGCCAGCACCGGAGTCGGGGGCACCGCCACCGTCATCTGCCTCCTCATCGCCGTACCGGTCCTGCTCGGCGCCCCCGTCCTGCTGCGCCGCAGCGCGGCGAACCCGCGGACCGAGGCCCGGACCTGA